One Chlorobaculum limnaeum genomic window carries:
- the rpsB gene encoding 30S ribosomal protein S2: MSKFQLEEMLRAGVHFGHLARRWSPKMKPYIFMEKNGVHIIDLKKTLVMADEALKAIEAIASTGREIMLVGTKKQAKVIIAEQAERAGMPYVCERWLGGMLTNFSTIRQSIRRMNAIDRMETDGTFDMITKKERLMLLREKDKLVRILGGISNMNRLPAALFVVDIKKEHIAIREARSLGIPIFAMVDTNCDPDEVDYVIPANDDAIRSIDLMVKAVADTILEARSLQVEQEVLAEMDEAAEEETAND, from the coding sequence ATGTCAAAATTCCAGCTCGAAGAGATGCTTCGCGCAGGCGTGCACTTCGGTCACCTCGCCCGCCGCTGGAGCCCGAAAATGAAGCCGTACATCTTCATGGAGAAGAACGGCGTTCACATCATCGACCTCAAGAAGACGCTCGTCATGGCTGACGAGGCGCTCAAGGCAATCGAAGCTATCGCTTCGACCGGCCGCGAAATCATGCTGGTCGGAACCAAGAAACAGGCCAAGGTCATCATCGCCGAACAGGCCGAGCGCGCCGGTATGCCGTACGTCTGCGAGCGCTGGCTCGGCGGCATGCTGACCAACTTCTCGACCATCCGCCAGAGCATCCGCCGGATGAACGCCATCGACCGCATGGAGACCGACGGCACCTTCGACATGATCACCAAGAAAGAGCGCCTCATGCTGCTCCGCGAAAAGGACAAGCTCGTACGCATCCTCGGCGGTATCTCCAATATGAACCGCCTGCCCGCAGCGCTGTTCGTGGTCGATATCAAGAAAGAGCACATCGCCATCAGGGAAGCCCGTTCGCTCGGCATTCCGATCTTCGCGATGGTCGATACCAACTGCGATCCCGACGAGGTCGATTACGTCATTCCGGCCAACGACGACGCCATCCGCTCCATCGACCTGATGGTCAAGGCGGTTGCCGACACCATCCTCGAAGCCCGTTCGCTTCAGGTCGAGCAGGAAGTGCTCGCCGAGATGGACGAAGCCGCCGAAGAAGAGACGGCCAACGACTGA
- the tsf gene encoding translation elongation factor Ts: MSQISAKDVKDLRDTTGVGMMECKKALEETGGDMQKAIEYLRKKGAAMAAKRADREASEGMICIRLSDDQKNGVILELNCETDFVARGEVFTGFASELAGLALANNCESRDALLAINLGEAYGNESVEEALKSMTGKVGEKLELKRLARLSAEAGVLESYIHPGAQLAALIAVDTDKPEETRALAKDLAMQVAAAAPIVTDRSFVPAEYVEKEKEIYRQQALAQGKKEEFVDKIVMGRLDKYYQEVVLTEQTFIKDQNARVSGVLDDFMKKNQAQVKVKAFVRYQLGA; the protein is encoded by the coding sequence ATGAGCCAGATTTCCGCCAAAGACGTCAAGGATCTCAGGGATACCACCGGCGTCGGCATGATGGAGTGCAAGAAGGCCCTCGAAGAGACCGGGGGTGACATGCAGAAAGCCATCGAATATCTCCGCAAGAAAGGCGCGGCGATGGCCGCCAAGCGTGCTGATCGCGAAGCCTCCGAGGGCATGATCTGCATCAGATTGAGCGACGACCAGAAGAACGGCGTCATTCTCGAACTCAACTGCGAGACCGATTTTGTGGCTCGCGGCGAGGTGTTCACCGGTTTCGCCAGCGAACTGGCAGGCCTCGCGCTCGCCAACAACTGCGAATCGCGCGACGCGCTGCTCGCCATCAATCTCGGCGAAGCGTACGGCAACGAGAGCGTCGAAGAGGCGCTGAAATCGATGACCGGCAAGGTCGGCGAGAAACTCGAACTCAAGCGTCTTGCAAGGCTGTCGGCTGAAGCAGGCGTGCTCGAAAGCTACATCCACCCCGGCGCGCAGCTCGCCGCCTTGATTGCCGTCGATACCGACAAGCCGGAAGAGACCAGGGCGCTCGCCAAAGACCTCGCCATGCAGGTCGCGGCCGCCGCTCCGATTGTCACCGACCGGTCGTTCGTGCCGGCTGAATATGTCGAGAAGGAGAAGGAGATTTACCGACAGCAGGCGCTCGCCCAGGGCAAGAAAGAGGAGTTCGTTGACAAGATCGTCATGGGTCGTCTCGACAAGTACTACCAGGAGGTGGTGTTGACCGAGCAGACCTTCATCAAGGATCAGAATGCCCGCGTATCCGGCGTGCTCGACGACTTCATGAAGAAGAACCAGGCGCAAGTCAAGGTCAAAGCCTTTGTCAGGTATCAGTTAGGAGCCTGA
- the pyrH gene encoding UMP kinase yields MLKYRRILLKISGESLAGESGYGIDAGVLESFADEIKEACDLGAEIALVIGGGNIFRGLSTAAASMDRVQADYMGMLATVINSLALQDALERKGIYTRLLTAIKMEQIAEPFIRRRAVRHLEKGRVVIFGAGTGNPYFTTDTAASLRAIEIEASVIIKGTRVEGVYDSDPEKNPDAEFFPRISYFDVIRKNLRVMDMTAITLCRENTLPIVVMNMNTSGNLTRLLKGEPIGTLVHAGEE; encoded by the coding sequence ATGTTAAAGTACCGGAGAATCCTGCTCAAGATCAGTGGCGAATCTCTTGCTGGAGAGAGTGGCTATGGCATCGATGCCGGAGTTCTCGAAAGCTTTGCCGACGAGATCAAGGAGGCCTGCGACCTCGGCGCCGAGATCGCTCTCGTGATCGGGGGCGGCAATATTTTCCGCGGCCTCTCCACGGCAGCGGCCTCGATGGATCGCGTGCAGGCCGACTACATGGGGATGCTCGCCACGGTCATCAACTCGCTGGCGCTTCAGGACGCGCTCGAACGGAAAGGCATCTACACCCGCCTCTTGACCGCCATCAAGATGGAGCAGATCGCCGAGCCGTTCATCCGCCGCCGCGCAGTGCGACACCTCGAAAAAGGGCGCGTCGTCATCTTCGGCGCGGGCACCGGCAATCCCTACTTCACCACCGATACCGCCGCTTCGCTTCGCGCCATCGAAATCGAGGCCAGCGTCATCATCAAAGGCACCAGAGTCGAGGGTGTGTACGATTCCGACCCCGAAAAGAATCCCGACGCGGAGTTCTTCCCGCGCATTTCCTACTTCGACGTAATCCGCAAAAACCTCCGGGTGATGGACATGACCGCCATCACGCTCTGTCGCGAAAACACCCTGCCGATTGTCGTGATGAATATGAACACCAGCGGCAACCTGACCCGCCTGCTCAAGGGCGAACCGATAGGAACGCTCGTGCACGCAGGCGAAGAGTAG
- the recX gene encoding recombination regulator RecX, with translation MDENKKSSALDTAIRLLAGRAHGRAELEAKLRKKGFDADAISKALARLDELGLTDDRAFAQSCMTGMARRRPEGRLKTRARLKQKGLPNEIIDEAITSFDQAALCRAAAEKRIRTLTGPSEQKKKKLIAFLKNRGFDWETIRETVEQVTGEKDEMEGMN, from the coding sequence ATGGATGAAAACAAAAAGAGTTCGGCGCTCGACACGGCCATCCGGCTGCTGGCCGGAAGGGCGCACGGCAGAGCCGAACTCGAAGCCAAGCTCAGAAAAAAGGGATTCGACGCCGATGCGATCTCGAAAGCCCTCGCAAGACTCGACGAGCTTGGTCTGACCGACGATCGCGCATTCGCGCAAAGCTGCATGACCGGCATGGCCCGCCGCAGACCCGAAGGCCGCCTCAAAACCCGCGCCCGACTCAAGCAAAAGGGATTGCCCAACGAGATCATCGACGAAGCGATCACCAGCTTCGATCAGGCCGCCCTTTGCCGCGCAGCCGCCGAAAAGAGGATACGCACCCTCACCGGCCCGTCCGAACAGAAAAAGAAAAAGCTCATCGCCTTCCTCAAAAACCGCGGCTTCGACTGGGAAACCATTCGCGAAACGGTGGAACAGGTGACGGGCGAGAAAGATGAAATGGAGGGAATGAATTGA
- a CDS encoding B12-binding domain-containing radical SAM protein, with protein sequence MQFPDPAATRPLKILLVSPQGKMDDDSNQKPLFHMALGVLTSLTPPQHHIELVDEHFHDKIDYDGDYDMVGITSRTIEATRAYEIADEFRKHGKTVVLGGLHISFNPDEAAVHADCIVVGEADNLWTTLLDDVANKRLKSRYDSKDFPPVKAITPLDYARIAKASKRTKVDGTKSIPIYVTRGCPFNCSFCVTPNFTGKQYRVQNPEALKHQVEEAKKYFFKANGKNSKPWFMLTDENLGINKNKLWESLDLLKECDITFSVFLSINFLEDPTTVKKLVDAGCNFVLAGLESIKQSTLEAYNKGHVNSAEKYSKIIDDCRKAGLNIQGNFLFNPAIDTFEDIDELVQFVKKNHIFMPIFQIITPYPGTQMYHEYKDSGLITIEDWEKYNALHLVIKSDRYEPLLFQYKVLKSYVNVYTWKEILLRTLYNPRKLINLVTSIAFKTHLSAQLKAFERDHKMNPGMLAGVKPALNG encoded by the coding sequence ATGCAATTTCCTGACCCAGCAGCCACCCGGCCCCTGAAAATCCTGCTCGTATCCCCGCAGGGCAAAATGGATGACGACAGCAATCAGAAGCCCCTCTTCCACATGGCGCTCGGCGTGCTGACAAGCCTGACTCCACCTCAACATCACATCGAACTCGTGGACGAACACTTCCACGACAAGATCGATTACGATGGCGACTACGACATGGTCGGCATCACTTCGCGAACCATCGAAGCCACCCGCGCTTACGAGATCGCCGACGAGTTCCGCAAGCACGGCAAGACCGTGGTACTCGGAGGGCTGCACATTTCGTTCAACCCCGACGAAGCGGCAGTTCATGCGGACTGCATCGTGGTTGGCGAGGCGGACAATCTCTGGACGACCCTGCTCGACGACGTAGCCAACAAGCGGCTCAAGAGTCGCTACGACTCCAAGGATTTCCCGCCGGTCAAAGCGATCACGCCGCTCGATTACGCCCGCATCGCCAAGGCATCGAAACGCACGAAGGTTGACGGCACCAAGTCGATTCCGATTTACGTCACTCGCGGCTGCCCGTTCAACTGCTCCTTCTGCGTTACGCCAAATTTTACGGGAAAGCAGTACCGTGTGCAGAATCCGGAGGCGCTGAAACATCAGGTCGAGGAGGCGAAAAAGTACTTCTTCAAGGCGAACGGCAAGAACTCGAAGCCCTGGTTCATGCTGACCGACGAAAACCTTGGCATCAACAAGAACAAGCTCTGGGAGTCGCTCGACCTGCTCAAGGAGTGCGACATCACCTTCAGCGTCTTCCTCAGCATCAACTTCCTCGAAGATCCGACCACGGTTAAAAAGCTGGTGGATGCCGGATGCAACTTCGTGCTGGCCGGTCTCGAATCGATCAAGCAGAGCACGCTCGAAGCTTACAACAAGGGACACGTCAACTCAGCGGAAAAGTACTCGAAAATCATCGACGACTGCCGCAAGGCCGGTCTCAACATCCAGGGCAACTTCCTCTTCAACCCGGCCATCGACACCTTCGAGGACATCGACGAGCTGGTGCAGTTCGTCAAGAAGAACCACATCTTCATGCCGATCTTCCAGATCATCACCCCCTATCCCGGCACGCAGATGTACCACGAATACAAGGATAGCGGCCTCATCACCATCGAGGACTGGGAGAAGTACAACGCCCTGCACCTGGTCATCAAGTCCGACCGCTACGAGCCGCTGCTCTTCCAGTACAAGGTGCTCAAGAGTTACGTCAACGTCTACACCTGGAAGGAGATTCTGCTCAGAACCCTCTACAACCCGAGGAAACTGATCAACCTCGTCACGAGTATCGCCTTCAAAACGCACCTGAGCGCACAGCTCAAGGCATTCGAGCGCGACCACAAGATGAACCCCGGCATGTTGGCAGGCGTCAAACCGGCGCTGAATGGATGA
- the bchF gene encoding 2-vinyl bacteriochlorophyllide hydratase yields MPRYTPEQLAKRNASVWTDIQIILAPLQFFIFLAGVTLNTLYYYDLAQIEFYWISLAILFKTLFFAILFITGMFFEKEIFNQWVYSKEFLWEDVGSTVAVFFHLLYFVMAWMGYPPEVLVVEAYIAYLTYVLNALQYLVRIILEKNNERKLKGQGTI; encoded by the coding sequence ATGCCTCGCTACACACCTGAACAGCTTGCTAAACGCAACGCATCGGTCTGGACCGATATTCAGATCATTCTGGCTCCGCTTCAGTTTTTCATTTTTCTTGCCGGTGTAACGCTCAACACGCTGTACTATTACGATCTGGCCCAGATCGAATTCTACTGGATCAGTCTCGCCATTCTGTTCAAGACCCTCTTTTTCGCCATTCTGTTCATCACAGGCATGTTTTTCGAAAAGGAGATTTTCAACCAGTGGGTCTACTCGAAAGAGTTTCTCTGGGAGGATGTAGGCAGCACGGTGGCGGTCTTTTTTCATCTGCTCTATTTCGTGATGGCATGGATGGGCTATCCGCCAGAGGTGCTGGTCGTTGAAGCGTACATCGCGTACCTGACCTACGTGCTCAATGCCTTGCAGTATCTGGTGAGGATCATTCTCGAAAAAAACAACGAACGAAAGCTGAAGGGGCAGGGGACGATATGA
- a CDS encoding bifunctional aldolase/short-chain dehydrogenase, which yields MKNLWNESDLNMTVAGRIDAADTPAELVELVYASRLLGKDDRLVMHGGGNTSVKSVLTDFIGNHANVIYIKASGVNLASVDVQDFTPVRIDPLRKLQQMYTSGQRHSEEDIREFSNREFKNFLFLNLFTLTDHMVSRSLSPSIETLLHAFLPHRCIIHTHSLALLTLSNQSEGERLCREALGSGYGMVPYIQPGLGLANLAHDAWEANPSIEGLVLHKHGLVTFGDSAKEAYDRMIDGVNRIEERIASAERKVFAVAPMSAEIAPVEQVAPIVRGACSFEKTSGEKDFQSFVLEFRTSPALLDYLKLADLDAFARKGAMTPDFIIRTKNHPLVAPAPDATNLEGFGKALRERVERFTEEYRAYFERQQAATGMEVSMIDPMPRVVLVPGLGLFGLGRSVADARLTADIAEHSATAMLDAESIGCFESISEKDAFEIEYWDMEQAKVRKSRNGGEFAGKVALVTGGAGAIGLATAKAFKAKGAEIVIMDLDPAALDKAATELGPGTLAIPCDVTNSVAVGEAFDAVSRAFGGLDIVVSNVGVAWQGRIGDVSDELLRRSFELNFFSHQTISQNAVRIMRRQGTGGVLLYNVSKQAVNPGPDFGPYGLPKAATLFLLRQYALDHGRDGIRANGVNADRIRSGLLTPEMIKARSAARGLSERDYMAGNLLGLEVSAEDVADAFVHLALETKTTGSITTVDGGNIAAALR from the coding sequence ATGAAGAATCTCTGGAACGAGTCCGATCTGAACATGACGGTGGCTGGCCGTATCGACGCCGCCGATACTCCCGCGGAACTGGTGGAGCTGGTCTATGCTTCGAGGCTGCTCGGCAAGGATGACCGGCTGGTCATGCACGGCGGCGGCAACACTTCCGTTAAAAGCGTATTGACCGATTTTATCGGCAATCACGCCAACGTGATCTACATCAAGGCAAGCGGCGTCAATCTCGCCTCGGTCGATGTTCAGGACTTCACGCCGGTACGCATCGATCCGCTGCGTAAGCTCCAGCAGATGTACACCTCCGGCCAGCGGCACAGCGAGGAGGATATCCGGGAGTTTTCAAACCGGGAGTTCAAGAATTTCCTCTTCCTGAACCTGTTCACCCTGACCGATCACATGGTCAGTCGTTCGCTGAGTCCCTCCATCGAAACATTGCTGCACGCCTTCCTGCCACACCGTTGCATCATACACACCCACTCGCTGGCACTCCTGACGCTGAGCAACCAGAGCGAGGGGGAGCGCCTGTGCCGCGAGGCGCTGGGCAGCGGCTACGGCATGGTGCCCTACATCCAGCCGGGTCTCGGCCTGGCCAATCTGGCTCACGATGCCTGGGAGGCCAATCCCTCCATCGAGGGCCTCGTGCTGCACAAGCACGGTCTCGTGACCTTCGGCGATTCGGCAAAAGAGGCGTACGACCGGATGATCGACGGCGTCAACCGTATCGAGGAGCGGATCGCTTCCGCCGAACGCAAGGTGTTCGCCGTTGCGCCGATGTCTGCCGAAATCGCCCCGGTCGAACAGGTCGCACCAATCGTGCGAGGTGCCTGCTCGTTCGAGAAGACTTCCGGCGAGAAGGATTTCCAGAGCTTCGTGCTCGAATTCAGAACCTCGCCCGCGCTGCTCGACTATCTCAAGCTCGCCGATCTCGATGCGTTTGCCAGAAAAGGGGCGATGACGCCGGACTTCATCATCCGCACCAAAAATCATCCGCTCGTCGCGCCCGCGCCGGATGCCACCAATCTCGAAGGTTTCGGCAAGGCGCTCAGGGAGCGCGTCGAGCGCTTCACCGAGGAGTATCGCGCCTACTTCGAGCGCCAGCAGGCGGCGACCGGCATGGAGGTTTCGATGATCGATCCGATGCCGCGCGTCGTGCTCGTGCCCGGCCTCGGCCTCTTCGGCCTCGGTCGCTCCGTCGCCGACGCCAGGCTCACGGCGGACATTGCCGAGCACTCGGCAACGGCGATGCTCGATGCCGAGTCGATCGGCTGCTTCGAGTCGATCTCCGAGAAGGACGCTTTCGAGATCGAGTACTGGGACATGGAGCAGGCCAAAGTGCGCAAGAGCCGCAACGGCGGCGAATTCGCGGGCAAGGTGGCGCTCGTCACCGGCGGCGCGGGCGCTATCGGCCTGGCCACGGCCAAGGCGTTCAAGGCGAAAGGCGCGGAGATCGTCATCATGGATCTCGATCCGGCGGCGCTCGACAAAGCGGCGACGGAACTCGGCCCCGGCACGCTCGCGATTCCGTGCGATGTCACCAATTCCGTGGCGGTTGGCGAGGCGTTCGACGCGGTCAGCCGCGCTTTCGGCGGTCTCGACATTGTCGTCTCGAACGTCGGCGTCGCGTGGCAGGGCAGGATCGGCGATGTCTCCGACGAGCTGCTCCGCAGGAGCTTCGAGCTGAACTTCTTCTCGCACCAGACCATTTCGCAGAACGCCGTCCGCATCATGCGCCGTCAGGGCACGGGCGGGGTGCTGCTCTACAACGTCTCGAAGCAGGCGGTCAATCCTGGCCCGGACTTTGGTCCCTACGGCCTGCCGAAAGCCGCGACGCTCTTCCTGCTTCGCCAGTACGCGCTCGACCACGGACGGGATGGCATTCGCGCCAACGGCGTCAACGCCGACCGTATTCGCAGCGGCCTGCTCACGCCGGAGATGATCAAGGCCCGTTCAGCGGCTCGCGGTCTCTCGGAGCGTGATTACATGGCGGGCAACCTGCTTGGCCTTGAAGTGTCGGCGGAGGACGTGGCGGACGCCTTCGTCCATCTGGCGCTTGAAACCAAGACGACCGGATCGATCACCACGGTGGACGGAGGCAACATCGCCGCCGCGCTCCGTTGA
- the lsrF gene encoding 3-hydroxy-5-phosphonooxypentane-2,4-dione thiolase codes for MAEYDKDKQAKEYYTDIPVNTHGFFLKGAHSLDWGMKNRLSRIFRPETGKTVMFAIDHGYFQGPTTGLERPDVNIVPLMKHADAIMLTRGILRTTVPPSLTKAVVMRCSGGPSILKELSDEELAVDIEDAIRMNVACITLQVFIGGEYETRSIHNMTKLVDMGLRYGIPTMAVTAVGKDMVRDAKYFRLATRICAELGAQIVKTYYVPEDFETVVASCPVPIVMAGGKKLPEIEALTMSYNAIQEGAAGVDMGRNIFQSDNPEEMMLAVNKIVHEGYTPNEAFEYFNSLKAEK; via the coding sequence ATGGCGGAGTACGATAAGGACAAGCAGGCAAAAGAGTATTACACCGACATTCCGGTCAATACGCACGGCTTTTTTCTGAAAGGCGCTCATTCGCTCGACTGGGGCATGAAGAACCGCCTGTCGAGGATTTTTCGTCCCGAGACCGGCAAGACGGTGATGTTCGCCATCGACCACGGCTACTTCCAGGGGCCGACCACCGGTCTCGAACGCCCGGACGTGAACATCGTGCCGCTCATGAAGCACGCCGACGCCATCATGCTGACGCGCGGCATCCTGCGCACCACCGTGCCGCCGAGCCTCACCAAGGCGGTCGTCATGCGGTGCAGTGGCGGCCCGAGCATCCTCAAGGAGCTGTCCGACGAAGAGCTGGCCGTTGACATCGAGGACGCCATCCGCATGAACGTGGCCTGTATCACGCTTCAGGTCTTCATCGGCGGCGAGTACGAGACCCGCTCGATCCACAACATGACCAAGCTCGTCGATATGGGCCTGCGCTACGGCATTCCGACGATGGCCGTGACCGCCGTCGGCAAGGATATGGTGCGTGACGCGAAGTACTTCCGCCTCGCCACCCGCATCTGCGCGGAACTCGGCGCGCAGATCGTCAAGACCTACTATGTGCCGGAAGATTTCGAGACCGTCGTTGCCTCCTGCCCGGTGCCGATCGTCATGGCTGGCGGCAAGAAGCTCCCCGAAATCGAAGCGCTGACCATGTCGTACAACGCGATCCAGGAGGGCGCTGCTGGCGTCGATATGGGCCGCAACATCTTCCAGAGCGACAATCCCGAAGAGATGATGCTGGCGGTCAACAAGATCGTCCACGAGGGTTATACTCCGAACGAAGCCTTCGAATACTTCAATTCGCTCAAGGCGGAGAAGTGA
- a CDS encoding RuBisCO large subunit C-terminal-like domain-containing protein translates to MNAEGVKGFFASRESLDMEQYLVLDYYLECVGDIETALAHFCSEQSTAQWKRVGVDEDFRPVHAAKVIDYEVTEELEQLSYPVKHSETGKIHACRVTIAHPHCNFGPKIPNLLTAVCGEGTYFTPGVPVVKLMDIHFPDTYLADFEGPKFGIDGLRDILNAHGRPIFFGVVKPNIGLSPEEFSEIAYQSWLGGLDIAKDDEMLADVTWSSIEERAGYLGKARRKAEAETGEPKIYLANITDEVDSLIEKHDVAVRNGANALLINALPVGLSAVRMLSNYTQVPLIGHFPFIASFSRMEKYGIHSKVMTKLQRLAGLDVVIMPGFGDRMMTPEEEVIENVLECTKPMGRIKPCLPVPGGSDSALTLETVYNKVGNVDFGFVPGRGVFGHPMGPKAGAKSIRQAWEAIEQGISIETYAETHPELQAMVDQSALKKQD, encoded by the coding sequence ATGAATGCTGAAGGCGTCAAAGGTTTTTTTGCTTCCAGGGAATCGCTCGACATGGAGCAATACCTTGTGCTCGACTACTACCTCGAATGCGTGGGTGATATCGAGACGGCTCTCGCCCACTTTTGCAGTGAACAGTCAACCGCTCAGTGGAAGCGGGTCGGCGTCGATGAGGATTTCCGCCCGGTGCATGCCGCCAAGGTGATCGATTACGAAGTGACCGAGGAGCTGGAGCAGCTCAGCTATCCGGTCAAGCACTCCGAGACCGGCAAGATTCATGCGTGCCGCGTCACCATCGCTCATCCGCACTGCAATTTCGGGCCGAAGATTCCCAATCTTCTCACCGCCGTCTGCGGCGAAGGCACCTACTTCACGCCGGGCGTGCCGGTGGTGAAGCTGATGGACATTCACTTTCCCGACACCTACCTCGCCGATTTCGAAGGGCCGAAGTTCGGCATCGATGGATTGCGCGACATTCTCAATGCCCACGGACGCCCGATTTTCTTCGGCGTCGTCAAGCCCAATATCGGCCTCAGTCCCGAAGAGTTTTCGGAGATCGCCTACCAGAGCTGGCTGGGTGGACTCGATATCGCCAAGGATGATGAGATGCTGGCCGACGTGACCTGGTCCTCCATCGAAGAGCGCGCGGGTTACCTCGGCAAGGCGCGGCGCAAGGCGGAGGCCGAGACCGGCGAACCCAAGATTTACCTGGCCAACATCACCGACGAGGTGGACAGCCTGATTGAGAAGCACGACGTCGCCGTGCGCAACGGCGCGAACGCGCTGCTCATCAACGCGCTGCCGGTCGGTTTGAGCGCCGTGCGGATGCTCAGCAACTACACGCAGGTGCCGCTGATTGGCCACTTCCCGTTCATCGCCTCGTTCAGCCGCATGGAAAAATACGGCATCCACTCCAAAGTGATGACGAAATTGCAGCGCCTCGCTGGACTCGACGTGGTGATCATGCCCGGTTTCGGTGATCGCATGATGACTCCCGAAGAGGAGGTGATCGAAAACGTGCTCGAATGCACCAAACCGATGGGGCGCATCAAGCCGTGCCTTCCGGTGCCGGGAGGCAGCGATTCGGCGCTGACGCTCGAAACGGTCTACAACAAGGTCGGCAATGTCGATTTCGGCTTCGTGCCGGGGCGAGGCGTCTTCGGCCATCCGATGGGGCCGAAGGCTGGCGCGAAAAGCATCCGGCAGGCGTGGGAGGCGATCGAGCAGGGTATTTCAATCGAAACTTACGCCGAGACCCATCCCGAACTTCAGGCGATGGTCGATCAGAGCGCGCTGAAAAAGCAGGACTGA
- a CDS encoding SDR family NAD(P)-dependent oxidoreductase: MKQLENRVAIITGSTKGIGRAIAREFVREGAKVVITSSRRENVEAAVREFPDGSAFGHVCDVSSYASVEELVEAAVRRFGAIDCFINNAGISDPFTSVCDSDPEVWARVIDTNLKGTYNGSRAAARYFLSSGRRGKIINMAGSGTDKGSNTPFISAYGSTKAAIARFTFAMAEEYRKTNLSVMLLHPGLVRTEINSPEHPTPELQKQLGTFNVILDIFAQSPERAASYAVKMASPWSDGKTGLYLSALDGKRKKMMLLSYPFRKLLNRIDRQTY, translated from the coding sequence ATGAAACAGCTTGAGAACAGGGTCGCCATCATCACCGGCTCGACCAAAGGCATCGGCAGGGCCATCGCCCGCGAGTTCGTCCGGGAGGGCGCGAAGGTGGTTATCACCTCCAGCCGCCGGGAGAATGTCGAGGCCGCCGTTCGCGAGTTTCCCGACGGCTCGGCGTTTGGCCACGTCTGTGATGTCTCCTCGTACGCCAGCGTCGAGGAGCTCGTCGAAGCTGCCGTCCGGCGGTTCGGTGCCATCGACTGCTTCATCAACAACGCCGGAATCTCCGATCCCTTCACGAGCGTTTGCGACAGCGACCCGGAAGTCTGGGCGCGGGTGATCGACACCAACCTCAAGGGAACCTACAACGGCAGCCGGGCCGCCGCCCGCTACTTCCTGTCATCCGGCAGGCGCGGCAAAATCATCAACATGGCCGGATCGGGCACCGACAAGGGCTCGAATACCCCCTTCATTTCGGCCTACGGCTCGACCAAGGCGGCCATCGCGCGATTCACTTTTGCCATGGCCGAGGAGTATCGCAAAACCAATCTTTCGGTCATGCTGCTTCATCCCGGCCTCGTCAGGACGGAGATCAACAGCCCGGAGCACCCGACGCCGGAACTGCAAAAGCAGCTCGGTACCTTCAACGTCATCCTCGATATCTTCGCCCAAAGCCCCGAGCGTGCGGCGAGCTACGCGGTCAAGATGGCCTCGCCGTGGAGCGACGGAAAGACTGGCCTCTACCTGTCGGCGCTCGACGGAAAACGCAAGAAGATGATGCTCTTGAGTTATCCGTTTCGTAAACTGCTGAATAGAATCGATCGACAAACCTATTAA
- the lptE gene encoding LPS assembly lipoprotein LptE, with the protein MKAMRKTTGTLFALLTLVTLLLQGCYSFSGASIPPHLNTVAVPLFDDTSQAGIAEYREYITRSLVNKIESQSTLSIEADPTRADSVLKGAIVAYSDEPSQLGSVTERAVTNRITIVLQAEFNDQVKNTTLFSQTFVGFADYQVGSYTKQQEAIRNAYNMALDDLFNRMISNW; encoded by the coding sequence ATGAAAGCCATGCGGAAGACGACCGGAACCCTTTTCGCGCTGCTCACGCTCGTGACGCTTCTTTTACAGGGATGCTACAGCTTTTCGGGCGCATCGATTCCGCCGCATCTGAACACGGTCGCGGTGCCTTTGTTCGATGATACCTCACAGGCTGGTATCGCGGAGTACAGGGAATATATTACCCGCAGCCTTGTCAACAAGATCGAATCGCAGAGCACGCTTTCGATCGAAGCCGATCCCACCCGGGCCGATTCGGTGCTCAAGGGCGCAATCGTCGCCTACAGCGACGAGCCGAGCCAGCTCGGAAGCGTGACCGAACGGGCAGTGACCAACCGGATCACGATTGTCCTGCAAGCCGAGTTCAACGACCAGGTCAAAAACACGACCCTCTTCTCGCAGACCTTCGTCGGGTTTGCCGACTATCAGGTCGGCAGTTACACCAAACAGCAAGAAGCTATCAGGAACGCCTACAACATGGCCCTTGATGACCTCTTTAACCGGATGATTTCGAACTGGTAG